Genomic window (Musa acuminata AAA Group cultivar baxijiao chromosome BXJ1-9, Cavendish_Baxijiao_AAA, whole genome shotgun sequence):
AACCCCTATTTACTATTGCACGTGGAAAAAAAATGCAACAGCAAAATAACATATAATTTTAGCTTTAAAGAATCCACATTCCACCGATCCAGATTGAAGCTTGTTCTATTAATGCATCTCCAAACAATTAGGTTAGACAAGAAATGGCGTTCATGCAACAAATTTCATTTGGGAAAAGAGAAAGTCGCTTGGTCTCTTGGTAGAAATCTAAACGTCCCTCAGCATGAAAAATCAATCATGTGCTGGTCAAATGCAAAAATATGTAACTGGGGAGCTCCAGTCATGTCAACACTCTACCAATTGTCAAACTGCTTTTACATCTAGCTTAACCCAAAAGAATAATACTCACAATTTGACATGATTGTCCAGCCTTCTCTAAAGTATGTTTGATAATTTTCCAAAGCAACCTCTTATGCcattaaaaaggaaaaagatgcaACTAACAATCCCGATGGACAATAGGTCATATAAGTTTCTGCAACCAATAATCCCAGCCATCAACCAAGCTTGAAATAGTCGAAATCAAGTGTACAGTTCCCATGACGTAAACCAAATATAAACTTAGCCTATAAACCTAACACAAATAAGAATGAGAAAGAAAATTGACAACAATAAGGAAGGAAATCgaggtaaaagaaaaaaagatacaaaTCATACTCTCGCATGGAGGTATCGACCATCTGGCAGACGGACAGGGCGATCATAGAGGACTTCCCGGTACCGGACTGCGCCTGGGCGATGACGTCGCGGCCATTGATGATGGGAATCACAGCCCGCTGCTGGATCGCGGAGGGCTTCTCGAACCCGTAAGCGTAGATCCCGCGGAGGAGGTCGTCGCGGATGCCCATCTGGTCGAAGCTGGTGATTGCCTCCACCCCGGGGCTGGTCTCGAAGACGAGGTTCTCGTCGTCCATGGGGCGGCCTGGCGGCTGCCGGCTCCGAGGGACTGCGGTGCTGGCGGCGGCCATGATGACGAAGAAACCAGGAGATCGAGGTGGTGTTTCGGAGGCGAGGCGAGGGAGCGAACGAGAGGGACGACTCGAACCCTAGAAACGTCACCCTTGGAGGCCTTTTTTCGAATTATccacgaatatatatatatatatatatatatatatattagttttttAAGGAAGCGATTGGGTTGGAGGCACAACTTACAGTTCTATGTAATGTTCAAAATCTGCTTCAATCGAGAAATAATGCAATCGATACTGTGTTACTATTGGTTGCGTCAATTATCTTGTATATTTGAAAACTAGTTTCGaatcaaaatatatttgaaaatattaCTTTCTATAGTGTTATTATGATAACcatcaatttaataaaaaatatgtataatAATAAACTCATGTTGATTAAATATATTGTATTAGTAATATTATGTATAATAATATTACATTATCTATTATGACTAAGAGAATGAAATAAAGtatattcatatatttatttatatagacATACATAAAGGGCTATATCAACTTTTGAAACTGAACTGCCtcgattaatataaaaaataattggaTCAAATAAAAGTAATCATTTGATCAGTGTGCATACACATCATGTTGCAACGCTGCCAAGCAAGGTAATCCGGAAGTATAGAGTCAAGTAAATACAGGGCAATTAATATCAATAAAAAGAGCATTTATTATCAAGATGAACAAATGCTAGTATTAAAAATGAAACAAAGCAGATCTTTATACACCCTAATTAAAATGAACAAAGTGGAACATCTAACAAAACTCATTTTAACACCATCCATATCCATGTCCGCCGTTTATTATCCTCTCGTTATGCTGTTTCAAGCGTTGAATTATTTCTTCCAGAGAAGATGAAACTTCATTGCAAAAATTGACAAAATCGTACCATGTAATCTTGTGATGATGAGATGTATGACTCTCGTTGAAGAACTGATGGGAAGTCGGTCTTCTTTATGATACAATGTTATGCTCATCCACACCAGTTCCAGGATTCATCAAGCAAGAATTGTCAATGGAAGATGAGCAATATTCAGCAAGTTGCCTCTGCCTATGGTTGTCCTCCCTTCTCCCTCTCCACCAAAATTGGGATACTGTGATCAAACAAGAGGCAGGAGTATCTGGTGACTGTTCTTGCATTTGCTAACTAGAATATAAAAGGTTTTCAAATGGTTATCAGAAATTATACAAATGTAATATGAACAAACAGCAAGCTATGAACCCCAGCTGAGTGCAGTATGTTACATGGATCTTTTCTCACCATTGTAATCCACTGAGTGGAAATGACAAGTCAAAACAATGTTGACTgaattcctttttttttgcttAAAGGATCCTCTTATTGACTCCAATTGTGTATGTATTTTGCTTAAGTAGTCCGAAGCCTGAGCAAAACATGAAAGGATTGTGTTTTAGATCATAACCAATGTTCAACTTTGTTTAAGTTAATACTACAAATTTAATTGcactaaatttatttcttttcgaTACTCCAAATACTCAGATGAAACTTCTGAAAATAAATTCTAATCAATTACCTTCCGACTGTGCAAGGAAACAAAGTAAAGCCACACATTGCCATTCATTCACAGGGATTGAATGAGAATATAGACATGCCACAAGAGAACTTATCAAAATGAAGGTATTAGAGACATGTATCGAGAAGATGATATTTGTTAGTAGGATAAAACAGCAAGTATCAAATTTCTTGTCCTAGAAGATAAAGAAGATACAGGAAGTACGTACTAGTCCGGGCATGGATCGGTACACGAATCGCTCTAGTTTCAAGTGATTCAGTACTATTGTTCCCCCTATTTCTCACGATGTCATTGTCGTTGTTGTCGCCGTTGTTAATGGGCATCGCCTGCCCATTTACCTCTGTTTATCTCTCTAATACATATGCCTACCTCGTCTCCTCCACTTCTTCCttcatccttctcctcctccatcgcacgatcttcttcctccactacttccccttcttctttcttcctccattGCCTCCCTTTCTTTCTTCATCTTACACCTTCCTcctccttagttcctccatcgcccctttctcttctccctctttttcttcctcttcgaaACAACGATACATACTGACAACGAGACACCAATACTGACTGATATGTACCCGTCTGACCAGGTCTAACCAGATCATCGGAACGGGTACCGACAATCCTTGGCAACCTACACATAGCAATTTAGGCATCTTCTACTCATAATCTATATGTAACATGGTAACTTGCAACTTATTTCCACTTTCCTAGTTTATTAAATCACAATAAGAAGATTTTAAAACATCATGATCATTAAGAACTATTTTTAACATACCAGAGTACTGAATGATAATTACTGAGCCCAACAGCTTCGTTTGATATGCTGCTGCTGAAGTAGTTTTCTTGTCCTTTCCAAACACAAATTGTTTTAGGATGCCTAAGGCAGAAAAAACACCTATGTGGCAataaataattaatcaaaagatgtATATAAACCGCAACAAttacaaaaagagaagaataAGCATCAAAGTTGTATTACTATTATCCACCTGTGCCAGTTTGAAGTGATGTCGAAGACAAAATGcagcttaaaaatgataatgtaaGCCCTTCTAAGGATTGCCCCTTTGACGACACATGAAACTAAACTCCTGCATCATGTTACAAAACTTTCAGCAGGCTAGAACTTCAGGACAAATTTATAGGATCTACAAAATATTCAAAGATTCAATATGCTAACCAGATATGACTAAGCTACaaagttatttttattttgatccaCGCTATATTTACCAAATTGCAGACATAAGACAGCAAGCATCTCATCATGAGAAAGACACATGGGCTATGCACCATATCTGTGATAATGGAAGCCTTTACCGACTTTATAGCTCTGTAGAACTTGTTATTTATGGATGTCTGTTTCTTCTTTTTAATATGGGTTACCACCACACATTTCTAATTAAATTCTAAATATGCCCCCCTTTTACCCCACAAACATTCTAAACAGTCTGTCAGCAACCATGCCAAACCCATATTATCCCATTTTCAAGCTAAAAAGACAAAAAATTAAGCACAGTAAACAAACCTGAAAGGACTTTCAGGGCATGTTAGAACAAGGTCTGCAACTGATCCATTTTGGGAAACCATACTTCTCTGAGGTAACAGTTTGGAGCTGAGGTTTAATGCCATGTCCTGAATTAATAAACAAGGCATAAAGAGCACCAACTACCCACGAGAGTATCAAATACAGGATCTGGAGCAAAATTTGATACATTTGCGCAGGCTAAAACCAACCGTTTTATTCCACATTTGAATCAATTGGTGATCTCCCACTCATCAACAAGATCAAAATTCTGTGGTCGTGGGGCTGGTATGCTTCCTTGACCCCAACCTTTTTGCACTCTCTTTAGAAGTTTCATAGCTATTCCACTTCCATCATCTCTGCATATACAGGCATGATTACAAAACTGTTATGATAGATTCAGTAAACAGTTAAATTGAAGAATAACTGTCAGGAGACCTATGTAGTGATTTCTAGATTGGCCTACTAAATACAGTTTCCTTGTTTCATAATTGAACTGTCATTTAAAGGAGAAGAAACCAAAACATGTAGATTGTCAAACCTTTTCATATTCACATGTGCCCAATAATATTTGAAGTTCCTAGAAATTGCAAACAAAAAGACGAAATAGAATATTTATACCTGTGTAGAAGATTGTGCCAATCGCTTCCAAGAGAAACCTcttgctcttgcttttgcttttgATGTTTATTCTCTGAGTCACCATGTAGACGATCAGAAAAAGAAACCATGGATTCATCATGATGAGCTGCCATATCCATCATTTTCTCTGAAAGTTTATCAGCCTCTTGTTTGTTTCCCTTCTTCCCTAGAGCATCAATCACTGGCATAAATGTTGCAGGATCAAACACATAACCTTTAGCAATCATTGTATTGATTAAACTGTGCCCATCATCTATGCTGTCTTCCTTGCAAAGTTCTTCAATAAGACTTTTGTACGGAAAATGCTCCAGGGAAAACTCCTTTTCTAGAGCGATTTGAagaagttccttagcctctgtTATCTTTCCATACATGAAACACTCGTTGCACATTAAGCTATAGAGCACTTCCTTTTGTCCACATGCAGTCAAAGCTCCATGAAACATGGCTTGAGCTGCATCAAAATCAGAAATCTTGCAGAAAGCCCGGATCAACATGCTGAAAGAAGTTATGTTAGGAAGAATGGAATTATGAAGCATCTCTTCTAGAAGTGAAGCAGCTTTATCTACCATTTCTCTATCACAGAGAGCATGGATTAGGTTATTATAAGTTCTAACATTTTTTGGGATTCCTTTTTCTTGCATTTCATTAATCAAGTCAAGTATTTCCTCTATTTGGTGTTTTTTACCCAAACCCCATATCAGTAAGTTGTATGTTCTTGTGCTTGGTCTGCATGCTTTTTTTTCCATGTCTCTTAGAACTTTAAAAGCTGATGACACCTTTCCCCGCTTACAAAATCCATGTACAAAAATGTCATAGATTATCGAATCCGGAGCAACATTCCTCCCCATCATTTCAAGTAATAATTTCCTAGCTTCATCTAACCTTCCAGCCTTGCACAAGtgattaatcaaaattgaataggtGATTAGACCAGGGCaacattttttcttttcatttctgtCATCCACCAAACCGAGGAATGCATTTCCAAGTTCACCAAGGGCTGCACTTCCATGCTGCCACATGCTATTAACAATTTCAATTGCCTTATCCAATTTTCCATTTTCACACAAACCATTTATGACAATATTGCATGTTACGATGCCTAAACCATATCCTTTTTTATTCATCTCTTGTAATAGTTTCTCTGCCTCCAAAATCCTCCCCTCTTTCCACAAGTTTTGCAATAAGATGTTGCAAGTAAAACTGTTGGGAAAACATCCACTACTAGTCATCTCATGAAGAATCTTGATGGCCCCTGATATATTCCTTCTCGTGCAGTACCAGTGGAGTAGACTGCTATAAGTTACCGGGTCCGGTGACTTTCCATTATTTTTCATCAAACTCATCACTGATCTAGCACTATAAATCATCCCTTCCTTACAAAGACCATCAATAAGAATGTTATAAGAGTATGAATTAGGTTCTATACCCTGTTGAACCATTTCTTCCAACAATTGTTGGGCCTCCAGCAGCCTTCCACACTTCACCAACCCTGACAGCCATATATTGTAACTCTGTAAACTTGTAAGGGATCCACCAACTTTCATCAACTCCACCAAGGCCCTGGCTTCCTCCAGCATGCCTCCCTTACAAAATCCATCCAACATCAGATTAAATGTAATCTGATTCGGCCTTGGCAAACCCAACACATTATCCTCCTGCATGTCTCTGAAAATCTGGTAAGCCTCCAATACCTTACCTGCCTTACAAAGGGCAGAAATCCTAGAATTAAAAGTGACAACATTAGgaaaaagaccatcttttctcaTCCGCTCAACCAACTTCTCAGCTTCACCAATGGACCCCTCCTTGCAAAAGCTAGAAATTAATGTATTATAGATCACTATGTTTGGTGAGCGCCCGAGTCTCTCCATCTCATTCAGAAGCTCCACCGCCCTGTGACTGAGGCCTGCTTTACAGTACCTGCAGATCAAGAACCCGAAGCTGAACTCATCTGGCTGGCAATTCTTTAATGGCATATTATCGAACAACAGCCGGGCTTCCTCGATACGGTCAGAGTCGCATAAGGAAAAGATCAAAATATTGAACGTGTACGTCTCGGGGGCAACTCCAGCGAGAAGCATGTCTCTGTAGAGCACCTCGACGAGGTCGGCGCGATGGGCTCGGAGGGAGCACTTGAGGAGGCAGTTGTAAAGTCGGGTGGAAGGAGGGTGGGAGGGGAATTGAGAGCGGAGAGAGCGGAAGTGGGCGAGGGCGTCATCGAGGAGGCCAGCGGAGGCGGAGACGGAGACAAGGGCGGAGAGGGCAGTGCGAACAGCGGCCGGAGGGTGGCGAGGGAGGAGGATGAGGCGCCGAAGATGGTGAAGCTCGGGGAGCATGCGGGCGACGACGAGGAGGCGGGAGAGAGAGATAATGAGACGGAGAGGAGGGAGGGGCGCGGCgggggaggagaggaggtgcCTGAGGAGGCGCCACGCCAGGGCCGGGTTGCCGGCATTACGACAGAGGAGTTCGGCCGCTAGGGCGGAGGAGTTCATCGAGGCCTCGAGGCGGACACGCCTCCCTCCATTTTGGGCCCTTTTAAAAGCATCTGCAGGCGGTGGCTTGAAACACGCACCCATTGGCCTACCCAATTCTTACCAAGCCAGTTAATAGTGCCACCCAATATTGTCAAAATCATTATAatgtaaataaatttatttttatttttgtgtacGATCTGTACAGATAAATATTAAAAGTAATCGTTGCCCAAAAATATTTTTAGACTTTTAGCGTAGTAAGTGGGCCACGTGGGCCTACAATGAGGTCCATACGGCTTCCAATAACAAGGCAGGTACGAACTTAGGTGAGTCCAACGACCTGAGCATGAAGGATGTAAATGCTCTTCGTTCCTTAATTCTCAGTTGAGCTATTCTTTTGATAGTTTTTAATGATTTTTACAAGAGGAGTtggtttttttttatgttttgacCCAAATATctctaataaaattattttaaaaaatgattattACATTTAATTGAaccatatattattatttgatttttttcaaaTTACCCATCACCTTCGCTTGTCGCCTCTGCCTCCGCCTCCACTTCCATCGTCTTCTCCCTTTTCATCCTTCTCTCGGCTTCCTTCCCTTCCCACTCAACTTTCGTCACCATCTCATTCTCTCACTCATCGCCTCTTCTCATTCTCCCTCACTCTCTCCTCCTTTTCCTTATATTTTTCCTTctatttctcctcctcctcatatTTTACTAGAAAAATCGTTATGTTTTGTACTTAATTACACAtggttaaaaaatatatttttatataagattatcataaatttatcataaaatcaaaattattctacatatgaaaactcaagt
Coding sequences:
- the LOC135586530 gene encoding pentatricopeptide repeat-containing protein At2g17140-like is translated as MNSSALAAELLCRNAGNPALAWRLLRHLLSSPAAPLPPLRLIISLSRLLVVARMLPELHHLRRLILLPRHPPAAVRTALSALVSVSASAGLLDDALAHFRSLRSQFPSHPPSTRLYNCLLKCSLRAHRADLVEVLYRDMLLAGVAPETYTFNILIFSLCDSDRIEEARLLFDNMPLKNCQPDEFSFGFLICRYCKAGLSHRAVELLNEMERLGRSPNIVIYNTLISSFCKEGSIGEAEKLVERMRKDGLFPNVVTFNSRISALCKAGKVLEAYQIFRDMQEDNVLGLPRPNQITFNLMLDGFCKGGMLEEARALVELMKVGGSLTSLQSYNIWLSGLVKCGRLLEAQQLLEEMVQQGIEPNSYSYNILIDGLCKEGMIYSARSVMSLMKNNGKSPDPVTYSSLLHWYCTRRNISGAIKILHEMTSSGCFPNSFTCNILLQNLWKEGRILEAEKLLQEMNKKGYGLGIVTCNIVINGLCENGKLDKAIEIVNSMWQHGSAALGELGNAFLGLVDDRNEKKKCCPGLITYSILINHLCKAGRLDEARKLLLEMMGRNVAPDSIIYDIFVHGFCKRGKVSSAFKVLRDMEKKACRPSTRTYNLLIWGLGKKHQIEEILDLINEMQEKGIPKNVRTYNNLIHALCDREMVDKAASLLEEMLHNSILPNITSFSMLIRAFCKISDFDAAQAMFHGALTACGQKEVLYSLMCNECFMYGKITEAKELLQIALEKEFSLEHFPYKSLIEELCKEDSIDDGHSLINTMIAKGYVFDPATFMPVIDALGKKGNKQEADKLSEKMMDMAAHHDESMVSFSDRLHGDSENKHQKQKQEQEVSLGSDWHNLLHRDDGSGIAMKLLKRVQKGWGQGSIPAPRPQNFDLVDEWEITN